Proteins from one Crocosphaera sp. UHCC 0190 genomic window:
- a CDS encoding hybrid sensor histidine kinase/response regulator, protein MLNPDIRDQAYQFFIEEAPELLQIIETGLLTLKEERSTPKVHEIMRAAHSIKGGAASVELNTIKILAHRIEDIFKALYDETVEIDNDVESLLLQAYDSLRNPLIQQIEQGSFDEEAAITAAMPILEALESLLGDSMAQGDQYMPSSADLGIDIVSSLFEVDVAQGLEQLQTAIATNNNAQIAQELRNQGDVFQGFAELLGLPGFGAIAQTALTALDNNPEAALTIANLALKDFQESHHLVLVEGDRISGGQPSEDLLTLAQGQILNPVNTTPTQVHTGQIFSLDDLFQDDFEDNATAFPYQIVENNLESLEVTEEESFPLTALEEESNFFDAPPLDDVFGGTLTSLEEEDFSDVPLLDDVFGEAISLTEASDDFSFSSNLDDVFGNLEETSSESLSLDLDETESRENIDNFIESVEDIFDKLPPLEEQSIPSSPVQKSKFTTSSKSFHSTRSKRTSKSRSGTTTNSEKDGSEKQKAAGSNLSVRVDFNRIEKMNNLVGELVINRNSLSLQNDQLQGRVKELLNRFSYFQKITGTLRQLSDQMLVAPERYGAMNVPLKPTKQGSNLATDFDSLEMDSYGTVYSIVQSLVEEMMQLEESVDDIVLFARASNQTLEQQRQMLTNLRDELMWARMLPLGEVLNRFPRVLRDLSNNYHKPVKLKLTGTGVLVDKAALEKLYDPLLHLLRNAFDHGIEPPEIRRQLGKPEQGQIEIRAYHQGNQTIVEIRDDGSGLNLEKIAKKAVTVGLVTPEQVAVMSKEFLQNLIFEPGFSTATQVSELSGRGVGLDVVREQLQMLKGMVAVSSISGKGTTFTLRLPLTLTIAKLLVCLIHHEGHGQTSAVALPSDSIEEIIMPEAEQIKKSGNQRFLSWQRQIIPIYPLSRLLDYRCPFPEGFTSKALQGISTPQDWGLPLLILRQGEQLYALEVNRLVTEQELVIKPFGQAMASPAYTYGCTILGDGTLIPVINGSTLIEQTLDPVHTYGETAEIIRDVGRVEPSIPVPMVQNPTVLVVDDSAALRRTLALTLQKAGYRVLQAKDGRDALDHLQQSSAINLVICDVEMPNMNGFEFLGQRRRDPELMKIPVAMLTSRSSEKHRQLATHLGASAYFTKPYIEQQFLETVKNMITQ, encoded by the coding sequence ATGCTGAATCCTGACATCCGCGATCAAGCTTATCAATTTTTTATCGAAGAAGCCCCTGAACTTCTCCAAATCATTGAAACAGGTTTATTAACCCTAAAAGAAGAGCGTAGCACACCCAAAGTCCATGAAATTATGCGGGCGGCTCATTCAATTAAGGGTGGGGCAGCGAGTGTCGAACTAAATACCATTAAAATCCTGGCTCACCGGATTGAAGATATTTTTAAAGCTTTATATGATGAGACGGTTGAGATTGATAATGATGTAGAAAGTCTTTTATTACAAGCTTATGATTCTCTAAGAAATCCTCTCATCCAGCAAATCGAGCAGGGCAGTTTTGATGAAGAAGCAGCCATAACAGCAGCAATGCCTATCTTAGAAGCCCTTGAAAGCCTTTTAGGGGATAGCATGGCTCAAGGGGATCAATATATGCCATCTTCGGCAGATTTAGGGATTGATATTGTTTCTTCGCTGTTTGAGGTGGATGTAGCCCAGGGGTTAGAACAGTTACAGACGGCGATCGCTACTAATAATAACGCACAAATTGCTCAAGAATTACGCAATCAGGGGGATGTTTTTCAGGGATTTGCCGAATTATTGGGTTTACCAGGGTTTGGGGCGATCGCGCAAACTGCGCTCACAGCCTTAGATAATAATCCTGAAGCGGCTTTAACCATTGCGAATTTGGCCTTAAAGGATTTTCAAGAGAGTCATCATTTAGTCTTAGTAGAAGGCGATCGCATTTCTGGGGGTCAACCTTCTGAGGATTTACTAACATTAGCCCAAGGACAAATCCTCAATCCAGTTAATACTACCCCAACTCAAGTACATACCGGACAAATTTTCTCCTTAGATGATTTATTTCAGGATGATTTTGAGGACAATGCAACAGCTTTCCCCTATCAGATAGTAGAAAATAATCTAGAATCTTTGGAAGTCACGGAGGAAGAGTCTTTCCCTTTAACTGCTTTAGAAGAAGAATCGAATTTCTTCGATGCACCGCCGTTAGATGATGTTTTTGGCGGAACCTTAACCAGTTTAGAAGAAGAAGACTTTTCTGATGTTCCTCTCTTAGATGATGTATTTGGTGAGGCTATTTCCCTCACAGAAGCATCTGATGATTTTTCTTTTTCCTCTAATTTAGATGATGTATTCGGTAATCTTGAAGAAACCTCATCAGAATCTTTATCATTAGATTTAGATGAGACTGAAAGCCGAGAAAATATTGATAACTTCATCGAATCTGTTGAGGATATTTTTGATAAATTACCTCCTTTAGAAGAGCAATCTATACCGTCTAGCCCAGTTCAAAAATCAAAATTTACCACATCTAGCAAGTCTTTTCATTCCACCCGCTCAAAACGCACTTCAAAAAGCCGTTCAGGAACAACAACTAATTCAGAAAAAGATGGTTCAGAAAAACAAAAAGCAGCCGGATCTAATCTTTCCGTTAGGGTTGATTTTAACCGAATCGAAAAGATGAATAATTTGGTTGGTGAATTAGTAATTAATCGTAATAGTTTATCCCTACAGAATGATCAGTTACAAGGAAGAGTTAAAGAATTACTTAATCGGTTTAGTTATTTTCAAAAAATTACAGGAACCCTACGACAACTTTCTGATCAAATGTTAGTTGCACCTGAACGTTATGGAGCAATGAATGTCCCGTTAAAACCGACAAAACAAGGAAGTAATCTAGCAACAGATTTTGATTCTTTGGAGATGGATTCTTATGGCACTGTTTATTCTATTGTACAAAGTTTAGTTGAAGAAATGATGCAATTAGAGGAATCAGTCGATGATATTGTTTTATTTGCGCGGGCCTCTAATCAAACCTTAGAACAACAGCGTCAAATGCTCACTAACCTCCGAGATGAATTAATGTGGGCAAGAATGCTACCATTAGGGGAAGTGTTAAATCGCTTTCCTAGGGTGTTACGAGATCTCTCTAATAATTATCATAAACCCGTTAAATTAAAGTTAACAGGGACAGGCGTATTAGTTGACAAAGCTGCTTTAGAAAAATTATATGATCCCTTACTTCATTTATTACGAAATGCCTTTGATCACGGCATTGAACCCCCAGAAATTCGGCGACAATTAGGCAAACCAGAACAGGGACAAATTGAAATTAGAGCTTATCATCAAGGCAATCAAACCATTGTGGAAATACGAGATGATGGGAGCGGTTTAAATTTAGAAAAAATTGCTAAAAAAGCGGTAACTGTTGGTTTAGTAACACCAGAACAAGTGGCGGTGATGTCTAAAGAATTCCTACAAAACTTAATTTTTGAACCAGGATTTTCGACAGCTACTCAAGTAAGTGAATTATCAGGGCGTGGGGTTGGTTTAGATGTTGTGCGAGAACAATTACAAATGTTAAAAGGAATGGTTGCTGTTAGTTCAATTTCAGGCAAAGGAACAACATTTACCCTCCGTTTACCCTTAACCTTAACCATCGCCAAACTGTTAGTTTGTTTGATTCATCATGAGGGCCATGGCCAAACCTCAGCAGTCGCCTTACCATCAGATAGTATAGAAGAAATTATTATGCCCGAAGCTGAACAAATTAAAAAGTCAGGGAATCAACGCTTTTTAAGTTGGCAGCGTCAAATTATTCCCATTTATCCCTTAAGTCGTCTGTTAGACTATCGTTGTCCCTTTCCTGAAGGCTTTACCAGTAAGGCATTACAGGGGATATCAACTCCTCAGGATTGGGGTTTACCCTTACTAATTCTCCGACAAGGGGAACAACTTTACGCCCTAGAAGTAAATCGTTTGGTAACAGAACAAGAATTAGTCATTAAACCCTTTGGTCAAGCGATGGCTTCCCCTGCTTATACTTATGGATGTACGATTTTGGGGGATGGAACCTTAATTCCGGTTATCAATGGTAGTACCTTAATAGAACAAACCCTAGATCCAGTTCATACTTATGGGGAGACTGCTGAGATTATCCGAGATGTAGGACGGGTTGAACCCTCAATTCCGGTGCCAATGGTTCAAAATCCCACCGTTTTAGTGGTAGATGACTCAGCCGCCCTCAGACGAACTTTAGCGTTAACCTTACAAAAAGCAGGGTATCGGGTTTTACAAGCTAAGGATGGGCGAGATGCCCTTGATCATCTGCAACAGAGTTCAGCAATTAACCTGGTAATCTGTGATGTGGAAATGCCCAATATGAATGGGTTTGAGTTTTTAGGGCAACGTCGTCGTGATCCTGAATTAATGAAAATTCCTGTCGCTATGTTAACCTCTCGCAGTAGTGAAAAACATCGTCAGTTAGCAACCCATTTAGGGGCCAGTGCATACTTTACTAAACCTTATATTGAGCAACAGTTCTTAGAAACAGTGAAAAATATGATTACTCAGTAG
- a CDS encoding chemotaxis protein CheW, whose protein sequence is MTNPTMTSSSLASLDPYSGKTTNLRRKLLIFQVGKLNLALPVEFVQKILHYRPMEGSGTTAVGLIHLDDQEITAIDLHKRLFKVSQTQASGRQFLILAKNSIDEQFGILVSQTPSLVDLPLSQIRTLPDSYRRADTLDMASHVTRVQQMEQLLTVFVLDVDRLVPPIGIGDFVF, encoded by the coding sequence ATGACCAACCCAACGATGACTTCCTCTTCCCTGGCCAGTCTTGACCCCTATTCAGGAAAAACCACCAACCTCCGTCGTAAATTGCTTATTTTTCAAGTTGGTAAGCTTAATTTAGCCTTACCTGTGGAATTTGTGCAGAAAATCCTACATTATAGGCCGATGGAGGGCAGTGGAACTACAGCCGTTGGTTTGATTCATCTTGACGATCAAGAAATTACGGCGATTGATCTTCATAAACGCTTATTTAAAGTAAGTCAAACTCAAGCATCAGGACGACAGTTTCTTATCCTGGCGAAAAATAGTATTGATGAGCAATTTGGGATTCTTGTGTCCCAAACCCCTAGCTTAGTGGATTTGCCCCTCTCCCAAATTCGGACATTACCGGATTCTTATCGGCGTGCTGATACCTTGGATATGGCCAGTCATGTAACAAGGGTGCAACAAATGGAGCAACTGTTAACGGTATTTGTTTTAGATGTTGATCGTTTAGTGCCACCCATCGGCATTGGAGATTTTGTTTTTTAA
- a CDS encoding polysaccharide biosynthesis/export family protein, which yields MRITEILYPPIKTALNPRLWASVVYGISNSLVFWSFAQGLFVPASLAQGSSKKSSEPFWVSQSPPPTFRNEDIPPENSGPPLFDVNTSEQFNLYRLAIGDVVNVSVREFPEFNFGGIIDPEGRIRVPFLGQISIVGLTLDEVETKVAYELGQRYLQEEPEVIAVLGQPRPVQLTILGEVTRPGYYFFGPGVTINNVITSVGGSTPKADLRSVIVRRSLVDGTLLEERVDLYTPLIQGKRLPEFRLQGGDTVIVSQLPVGQKDYDQTLIAKTNLAQPTIIVRVLIPTNPIGLAVRNLSLRNGSTFLDAVATLPPSIPLITQEEVTLLRFDPEQGKVVTQGLNPIGTVENLDVTQYVTLQNEDVIVVSRTLLGKVLGAFRVITQPIRDLLGFSNFIIGLPNTNFDGNNNNNNNNNFRF from the coding sequence ATGAGAATTACGGAGATTCTTTATCCACCGATAAAGACAGCCCTGAATCCGCGATTATGGGCTTCAGTTGTTTATGGTATTTCTAATAGCCTAGTCTTTTGGAGTTTCGCCCAAGGACTATTCGTCCCAGCAAGTTTGGCTCAAGGTTCCTCAAAGAAGTCCTCAGAACCATTTTGGGTATCTCAGTCTCCTCCTCCTACCTTCAGAAACGAGGATATCCCACCGGAAAACTCTGGGCCGCCATTATTTGATGTGAATACATCAGAACAGTTTAATCTCTATCGATTGGCGATCGGAGATGTAGTAAATGTTAGTGTTCGAGAGTTTCCTGAGTTCAATTTTGGTGGAATTATTGATCCTGAAGGCAGAATTCGGGTTCCCTTTCTTGGACAAATTTCTATCGTCGGCCTCACATTAGATGAGGTAGAAACAAAAGTTGCTTATGAGTTGGGGCAGCGTTATCTTCAGGAAGAACCAGAAGTCATTGCCGTACTCGGACAACCTCGTCCTGTTCAACTGACCATCTTAGGAGAAGTTACCCGTCCTGGCTATTATTTTTTTGGCCCTGGTGTCACCATCAATAATGTGATCACCTCTGTTGGGGGCAGTACCCCAAAAGCTGATTTGCGTTCAGTCATTGTGCGTCGTTCCTTGGTAGATGGAACTTTACTCGAAGAAAGAGTCGATTTGTATACACCCCTAATTCAAGGGAAACGTCTCCCAGAGTTTCGTTTACAGGGAGGGGATACGGTTATTGTCTCTCAACTGCCCGTGGGACAAAAAGACTACGATCAGACCCTCATTGCTAAGACAAATTTGGCTCAACCAACGATTATCGTTCGTGTTTTAATCCCTACCAATCCCATTGGATTAGCGGTGCGTAACTTATCCCTTCGTAATGGTAGTACCTTCTTAGATGCAGTTGCCACCTTACCCCCAAGTATTCCGTTGATTACCCAAGAAGAAGTAACCCTCTTGAGATTTGATCCAGAACAGGGCAAAGTTGTTACCCAAGGACTCAATCCCATTGGAACCGTTGAAAATTTAGATGTGACGCAATATGTTACTCTACAAAATGAAGATGTTATCGTTGTCAGTCGTACCTTGTTAGGAAAAGTGTTGGGAGCCTTTCGGGTTATTACACAACCGATTCGGGATTTATTGGGTTTTAGTAATTTTATTATTGGACTGCCCAACACCAACTTTGATGGCAACAATAACAACAATAACAATAACAATTTTAGATTCTAA
- a CDS encoding ATPase, producing MAPPIVKRFAISFQQNYWLGLLTMLAGFGISGIVALQPPAPPPSPTYKAAGQLTFSEPPPAFTTTGTELQAQGRSISKNMLLSERVVRNVMEQLKLKPDEIVKIRDKTLQIQTPEPAKKGETPSSIISLEYTDQESPTRATLILETFMKEMVDYSRWLNTSELRSRIEALSKRLDQVQKDLTAAENRFYRYISQEGSDLLAIQDGSLFSGITNSQQRQRELQLALQEVEGRINNLISQLGLTPEQAYTSVALSADPLLANLRAQILQTELQLERLQLDLKPEHPTIVRLLKQKQVNEKLFQERAQELMGARNLTPVPLAQIRQDSSLDPSRQQLASQLLVLQTQRAGLFKQLQSVVKTEQQLREQYEKFPDKQLRQAKLVQEVEFQRIVYQNILTALVDAQSAEAETVGSLSVAIPATYRPAAPTEPTQINRLLIIAAGGGIGLVAGFGVILLLALLDDRLHTPQEIRDALADREVPLLGQLPFIYSSLYREDLSPILLEGESGDLSFYERLRSNLRRLGSDASKVILITSIANEEGKSATAYNLAIACAHAGKRTLLVEADLRAPSKAEWLEVTPDPNASLEPLRYYGDRSDAIDLVPGVANLYVLPSPGPQRQAAAIIESSELQLLLKDARGRFDMVIVDTPSLSRCNDALLLEPLSDGLMLVTRPGATRSSLLNEAIDQLSDAEVPVLGAAINAVEDLVPPTPEVPDLNGNGAAQFVEDIEEIDSPVGVN from the coding sequence ATGGCTCCCCCTATTGTTAAACGATTTGCTATTTCTTTTCAACAAAATTACTGGCTAGGATTGTTAACGATGCTGGCAGGTTTTGGCATTTCCGGCATTGTAGCACTACAACCCCCTGCCCCCCCACCATCCCCTACTTATAAAGCCGCGGGACAATTGACATTTTCCGAACCCCCTCCGGCCTTTACCACCACCGGGACGGAACTCCAGGCACAAGGACGGTCAATTAGTAAAAATATGCTGTTGTCCGAACGAGTTGTTAGGAACGTGATGGAGCAATTAAAGCTTAAACCGGATGAAATAGTCAAAATTCGGGACAAAACCCTACAAATTCAAACCCCTGAACCCGCAAAAAAAGGTGAAACCCCATCTTCTATTATTTCTTTGGAGTATACCGATCAGGAATCTCCCACGAGGGCAACTCTGATTTTAGAAACCTTTATGAAGGAAATGGTAGACTACAGCCGTTGGCTTAATACCTCTGAATTACGAAGTCGCATTGAGGCTCTCAGTAAACGCTTAGATCAAGTGCAAAAGGATCTAACCGCGGCTGAAAATCGCTTTTATCGTTATATCTCTCAAGAGGGTTCGGATTTATTAGCCATTCAAGATGGTAGTCTTTTTAGTGGGATTACCAATAGTCAACAAAGACAAAGAGAGCTACAATTAGCTCTCCAAGAAGTGGAAGGTAGGATCAATAATCTCATCAGTCAATTAGGGTTAACACCAGAACAAGCATACACTTCAGTCGCGTTGAGTGCCGATCCTTTATTAGCCAATTTACGGGCCCAAATCTTGCAAACAGAATTACAGTTGGAGCGTCTGCAACTCGACTTAAAGCCTGAACATCCCACCATTGTTAGATTACTGAAGCAAAAACAAGTCAACGAAAAGTTATTCCAAGAGAGGGCCCAAGAATTAATGGGCGCGAGGAATTTAACTCCTGTCCCTCTCGCTCAAATTCGTCAAGATAGTAGTCTTGATCCCAGTCGGCAACAATTAGCCAGTCAATTGTTAGTTTTACAAACACAACGGGCGGGTTTATTTAAACAATTACAATCTGTGGTTAAAACGGAGCAACAATTACGGGAACAGTATGAAAAGTTTCCTGATAAACAGTTGCGGCAAGCAAAACTGGTACAAGAAGTGGAATTTCAACGGATTGTTTATCAAAATATTTTAACGGCTTTAGTGGATGCTCAATCGGCAGAAGCAGAAACTGTGGGCAGTCTCTCTGTTGCTATTCCGGCTACTTATCGACCAGCGGCCCCAACGGAACCCACCCAGATAAATCGTTTATTGATTATTGCAGCCGGTGGTGGTATCGGTCTTGTGGCGGGTTTTGGGGTGATTCTCTTGCTGGCGTTACTGGATGATCGTTTACATACTCCCCAAGAAATTCGAGATGCTTTGGCTGATCGAGAGGTTCCTTTGTTGGGACAGTTACCGTTTATTTACAGTTCTTTATATCGAGAGGATCTCAGCCCGATTTTATTGGAGGGAGAGTCGGGAGATCTCAGTTTTTATGAACGACTTCGCAGTAATTTACGCCGTTTGGGGTCGGATGCGTCTAAGGTGATTCTGATTACCAGTATCGCCAATGAGGAAGGAAAAAGCGCGACGGCCTACAATTTGGCGATCGCTTGCGCCCATGCGGGAAAACGGACGTTACTGGTGGAGGCTGATCTGCGGGCCCCGTCTAAAGCGGAATGGTTAGAGGTGACACCTGATCCTAATGCGAGTTTAGAACCTTTGCGCTATTATGGCGATCGCAGTGATGCCATTGATCTTGTGCCTGGGGTGGCTAATTTATACGTTTTACCGAGTCCAGGGCCCCAACGTCAAGCGGCCGCAATCATTGAATCGAGTGAGTTACAATTGCTTCTCAAGGACGCAAGGGGGCGGTTTGATATGGTGATCGTTGACACCCCTTCTTTGTCTCGTTGTAATGATGCCCTATTATTAGAACCCCTGAGTGATGGACTGATGTTAGTCACCCGTCCAGGGGCAACCCGTTCTAGTTTATTAAATGAAGCGATCGACCAATTATCGGATGCAGAGGTTCCCGTGTTAGGGGCAGCCATTAATGCGGTTGAGGATCTCGTTCCTCCAACGCCAGAGGTTCCTGATCTTAATGGTAATGGGGCGGCTCAATTTGTTGAAGATATAGAAGAAATAGATAGTCCCGTCGGGGTTAATTAA
- a CDS encoding CocE/NonD family hydrolase, translating into MFQIKQETLSLITRDGIRLDSDIYRPQSSEPFPVLLMRQPYGRKIASTVVYAHPAWYAAQGYIVVIQDVRGRGTSQGEFELFADEIEDGLDTINWVSQLPGSTGNVGMYGFSYQGMTQLSAASTKPKALKTICPAMIAYDLYSDWGYENGAFCLQTNLGWAIQLAAETARLQGDTIAFQKLYAASHNLPLYDPIPAYPNLLKEVAPDSFYHDWLNHPYPDDYWAKLSPKTFIDKLDLPMLHIGGWFDPYLRGTLNLYKAMKTRSKLLQHLIIGPWGHLPWSPQVGSINYTKSAISFIDQYQINWFNYFLKYQDNSPLNFDSVLLFEMGSDKWRTLDNFPINNYHYYYLFSQGLASIREDDGQLSDNVPKAISMDIIVHDPWRPVPSLGGHASIPSGSFDRSSVDSRSDVLTYTSQPLTEDLEIIGEPFLEIYCIADAPSFDICAVLSEVFPDGKVDNFSQGYMRVDSDELPHKIALQATCMRISKGNCLRLSLSGACFPAYSLNTGTGKLPKEERLIEAKIITLTVTSRPDKPSKISLPISS; encoded by the coding sequence ATGTTTCAGATTAAACAAGAAACCTTATCCCTGATAACAAGGGATGGAATTCGCCTTGATTCTGATATTTACCGTCCCCAAAGTTCTGAGCCTTTTCCTGTCCTATTGATGCGTCAACCCTACGGCAGAAAAATTGCTTCTACCGTAGTTTATGCTCACCCCGCATGGTATGCTGCCCAAGGGTATATTGTGGTTATTCAAGATGTCAGAGGTCGAGGCACGTCTCAAGGAGAATTTGAATTATTTGCTGATGAAATAGAGGACGGTTTAGATACTATAAATTGGGTTTCTCAATTACCAGGCAGTACGGGAAACGTGGGAATGTACGGCTTTTCTTATCAAGGAATGACTCAATTATCTGCGGCATCGACTAAACCAAAAGCACTAAAAACTATCTGTCCGGCCATGATTGCTTATGATTTATATAGTGATTGGGGTTATGAAAATGGGGCTTTTTGTTTACAGACAAATTTAGGGTGGGCAATACAATTAGCCGCAGAAACTGCTAGATTACAAGGGGATACAATTGCTTTTCAAAAACTCTATGCAGCTTCTCATAATTTACCTTTATATGATCCCATTCCAGCCTATCCTAATTTACTTAAAGAAGTTGCCCCTGATTCTTTTTATCATGACTGGTTAAATCATCCTTATCCTGATGATTATTGGGCAAAATTATCTCCGAAAACCTTCATCGATAAATTAGATTTACCGATGTTACATATTGGGGGATGGTTTGATCCTTATCTACGAGGAACATTGAATCTTTATAAAGCTATGAAAACTCGTAGTAAACTTCTTCAACATCTGATTATTGGCCCTTGGGGACATCTTCCCTGGAGTCCACAAGTCGGCTCAATTAATTATACAAAATCAGCCATTAGTTTTATTGATCAATATCAAATTAATTGGTTTAATTATTTCCTAAAATATCAAGATAATTCTCCCTTAAATTTCGATTCTGTGCTATTATTTGAAATGGGAAGTGATAAATGGAGAACCCTTGATAATTTCCCGATTAACAACTATCATTATTATTATTTATTCAGTCAAGGATTAGCTAGTATTCGAGAGGATGATGGACAATTAAGCGACAATGTTCCCAAGGCAATATCTATGGATATTATAGTTCACGATCCGTGGCGACCTGTTCCTTCTTTGGGAGGTCATGCTAGTATTCCATCAGGATCTTTTGATCGCTCTAGTGTAGATAGTCGTTCTGATGTTTTGACCTATACTTCTCAACCCTTAACTGAAGATTTAGAAATTATTGGTGAGCCTTTTTTAGAGATTTATTGTATAGCAGATGCCCCAAGTTTTGATATTTGTGCTGTCTTATCTGAGGTATTTCCTGATGGAAAAGTCGATAATTTTAGTCAGGGCTATATGAGAGTAGATTCTGATGAATTACCTCACAAAATTGCTTTACAAGCAACTTGTATGAGAATTAGTAAAGGAAATTGTCTTCGCTTAAGTTTAAGTGGGGCCTGTTTTCCAGCTTATTCCTTGAATACAGGAACCGGAAAATTACCCAAAGAAGAACGATTGATCGAAGCAAAAATTATCACCTTAACTGTGACAAGTCGGCCAGATAAACCCTCTAAAATTAGTTTACCTATAAGCAGTTAA
- a CDS encoding YbjN domain-containing protein gives MTYSTTEPTLADNFTSTHGTHQDVIETVIGSLQQNDSAMVYQNQQGHLWKFNYGSVETYVQLTGETDEDLLTVWSPVLTLPAKDEPGLMRKLLEMNWAETLETRFGIMNEQVVVLTQRAVADLSPVEISRAITLVATIADDNHEILKEKFGGS, from the coding sequence ATGACTTATTCAACCACTGAACCGACCTTAGCAGATAATTTTACCAGCACCCATGGCACTCATCAAGACGTAATAGAAACTGTTATCGGCAGTTTACAACAAAATGATAGTGCAATGGTTTATCAGAATCAACAAGGACATCTCTGGAAATTTAACTACGGTAGTGTAGAAACTTATGTTCAACTAACAGGAGAAACTGACGAAGATTTATTAACAGTTTGGTCCCCTGTTTTAACCCTTCCTGCTAAAGATGAACCGGGGTTGATGCGGAAATTATTAGAAATGAATTGGGCAGAAACCTTAGAAACTCGTTTCGGTATCATGAATGAGCAAGTGGTTGTTTTAACTCAACGCGCTGTTGCTGATTTATCCCCAGTCGAAATTTCTCGCGCTATCACTTTAGTGGCTACCATTGCTGATGATAATCATGAAATTCTTAAGGAAAAATTTGGGGGAAGTTAA